One Vicia villosa cultivar HV-30 ecotype Madison, WI linkage group LG5, Vvil1.0, whole genome shotgun sequence genomic window, cacccatacgcatggatgaggtagccgaccattggaagaaacttcgttttgatgattttgacccgccgaaagaaaatgactccaaaatcaccatctccgacgagtcgGAAGTGAtattggagaagtttgctaaagcggacgacacaacaaaaatgcatataaaagaacaattgcgacagatcgcatttccggagaccaccgatttgaaaccgccatctcaaccggttaagactaaaggtgcaccgaaaaagtccaaaattacacaagatgacacatcaacaaaacgatctccttcctactttgaacatgttgatgcatcgttcccggaaattcatgagacacctaagtccaagtgcaatggtaacaaaggtgcccgtatttcgaagccacctcgcacaccgccaataaaaaaatcacccattgtctacattgatgagatgccactttttatgcacaaatatatcgataacatcgttgatgttggaggcgacggaaattgtggatatcgggccgttgcgggtttgctcggtaaaggggaaaataatcacactttagtccgacgggaacttcttgcggagttgacttcgtatcgggacatctacggtcgactatatgaaaatcaagaaaagtttgcaaaaattcatgattcacttgttccaccacttaccggtatcgctccggtctcgaagtggatgtcattccccgatatgggtcatctcatagcaagtgcatatgatattgtatgcgtcgatttgacgaggtttggactatgtgagactttctttccacttcatagtcgaccgccattggactcgtcgggccgaatcatatgcatcgggtatctacgatcgcagcacttcgtccaagtgtttttgaaaccggggtgtcctataccggctacttgttgtcaatggaccgcacatcgttcaaatgaggcggagacttggccggatccttttgtttcaagaatggcggagtttgaagaaatgatgagccaagagcgcgagcaaaatagagagcggtcgaagaatgagcctattttggacttaggatccaccgattggttcggtgaattttagtttgttccggatcgttttttgtatgtattgttgtttatcatgtaaaatcggaccgattcaatacatttataatataattatgttttatgacttgcttgtctaatttatggttaatgtcaattccatatgttcaatttagacaacacactaagcaatcaacaaaatgcaaaatttatgtctgtttctgcataattcggaaatgaacttccgaaatatgctagtctgcctcctattttcggaagttcatttccgaaatgtcccctgaggcaggataaggtttgttaggccatcaatgctccaataagtctataaatacacactcttcttcatcctcttcacaccacaaaacacaaatgacacaaacctacccccacctagcattcgtctactttgaaaccggctacccgatgccgttccaatttcgcttctcgcgcgacacgccgtttgcggagttgataccgtcgctcaacacgcttttgcactatcccgagaatcgaaaggttgtaaagctcgagtaccgctcgccatcgcttaacgacgaggaaggcattaagttcacaccttttgagatcaagaacgacgaagatttggcggttttgtggacaacgttcgactgattttcttcgaaaggcccgatcgagttgaacgcgaaacttcaaagatcggcggacgacgttatcaaaatgttgactcatccccacctacctgtgatcaacaacatgtaactttaattatatgtaatataatcgttgtaattttcacccgattaaataaagcgaattgttgttgtttttcattttcttctgtccagacatattttcggaagttcatttccgaattctcccaagggggtgcgttcggagatgaacttccgaaacaccacattttctgaaaaagtaactttatttcggagatgcatctccgaaatcaatattttatattaaaaaaaacacgttttcggagatacatttccgaaaacaccttttttaagaaaaaaagtacagtttcggaaatgaacttctgaaacaaggggtattgtggtaaattcaccaggggtggacaagaaggttaggaggtgggtgaagaaatttcctttattttatgttaTAAAAAAACTTTATATCTATGTATAAACATTATATATTgttgtaaattttatttatattattggtTTCACATTAAATAGTCATGATATATTGGTTTCACATTGAGCCACATACTGCTTGCATCAAATGTGAATGAATATACGTGATTTTAACTTTGTACAGAAACAGTAGAAAAATATAAACAGgggtttattttttaatagatatttgagtgtttttgttttaaagtatttaattagtttatgttgcaattagactttgtaatttatATTACTTTATTATGTGTAATACTTATGCTTAAATTTGAactaaatttgtaatttttaagtGTTGAGCAAACTATATTTGTGCTTTTTAAGAGCCTTAAACTATAtggattattagtatttttagcaCCTAATGCACAACTTCTGAATTTGTGATTTTTAAGAGCCTTATTTATAGATTATGCTCTTAATGGATTAGcttttaagtgctagttataatttttttagagattgaatgatccggttcgaccggttttatacctatataattttattataatgacAGGTTTAATCCAGTTTTATCCGGTttggtcatgcggttcgaccagtgacccagtggttcaacCGATGAACCAGTGAcacagtaccctcaccggtttgatgaccggtccggtttttaaaacattgcatGTATCATAATCATCTTATTGTTAACTTTTTCGCACACATGACTTTTTTTCCAAAGGATTGACCTCAAAATGCGCAAAGAATCCATGAATCCTTAAATATTGGCTATTGTGAAGTTAGGGAGATGGATGACCCTTTGATTTTTCATCACTTGATTGACCCATGAGTACCACACACTAATTTTATTTAGGAAATAGTTGCAAAGCTATTATTTAAGTTTCATATTACTCCTCCGCAAGCACATTCATTCAAAAGAACACTCTTTCACATTGTACAAGAGTTATATGCATAAGCGTATTAGAGAAAAAGAAGGAGGCCATGCACATGAAAGAGAGCATTGTGAACATGAAATTGTCCCATGAGTACCACACAACGCAAATGCGTCTCATCTAGAAGGAGGTGTGTTTCTGATATAAGGGTATTATAtgatttatattattagtattgTTATTGATAGGAGTAATAATAGAACTTATATTATTTGTATGTTATTGGGCTTTTTTTCTATTCGGGCTTTTAATTGAACATCCATTATGGGAATTgtatatgtagtgtctttgacacaaccAAGGGtatcaaaaaaatcaaagttatctttttatctctattttcttagtttaattttaatgtcTTCTCTTTTAttcttgaaaccctaatttcataGTCTTAATAGGAAACTtcttatcaattggtgctttcatccatgtactcaaatcctTTTATGGGTTGCCCTTGTTATACACCTTCATATCATCCATGAAGTATTCCTCCTACCACAACCTCATTTCCATCTTTCCCATGGGAAATCTTTACACCTTGTTACACTCATGTTGGATCATCATCACCAAGTTTATATCTAAATCATGGGTATTCACCACATCCATCTAATGCCAAACCATATTCATCctattcattatttttattacgataataattatcatcaacaaCTCCAACCAACAAAAACCTCTTCCACAATTTATCATCAATATCAAATCCATTCTAGAAATGGAATAGATTTTGAGAAGTAGCACCAAGTGTCTCATTCCTCttttaagaaaaagaaacaaaaacaacacaaacaaaagaaccTCTCACCCATCAATCTGCACTCCAGAGAGCTCGCTTTCAAGTTTTCAACAAGGTCGGGTTTCTCTTTCGAATCTTCATCCGCATCCCCATTTTCATTCGGATTCTCTTCCACTTCCTCCTCCATTGGTTCTGCTTTCAACTTTGAATCATCTTTTTTCACCGCAACTTCTTCTGTGTTCGGATCTTCATCGGCTAATTCAACACAATTTGGAGCACCGTCATCAGCTTCTTCGACGTCATTTGGAGCACCGTCGGATTCTTCACCATTTGGAGCACTTACCTCGACTTCTTCAACGTTGTTTGAGGCACCGTCGTCGTCCTCGACTTCTTCGACTCCATTTGGATTTGCGTCTTCCATGACACCATTTCGAGGAACTTCATCTGCTTCGATGACATCAACTTTTTTTGGTGGAACAACATATGGGACTACAACAACATATTTTTTCAACTTGTATGAGACCGACACGAAGGTATTGTTGTTTAAAGATGTTTTAGAAAATAATGCATATAAGGTGTTTGATAAAATACCTCTCTATGTCTCTGATGAGCTTGCATTGGAAGATATTGGTTCCATTGTTTTTAGTGAAGTTGAGAATGACGGGGAAAGGATTATGGAGGGAAAGGGTCTTCGAAGTAGAGGAAATTGTGATGGAAAAATTGAGTGATAAAGCAATTGCAAAAACTCTTGAAAAGGGGGTAAAGCTGCTCGCCTATATTAGCCCACCCGAACCCGTTTTTGTTGGTGGTATTCTTAAGTTGAACAAAGGTGTTTCTAATATTGCTATTAATTGGGCTGGTGGATTGCATCATGCAAAAAAATGCGAGGCTTCGAGGTTTTGTTTTGTGAATGATAGTGTCCTTGCGATTTTGGAATCACCGGAGATTATGTGGAACTCTTCAACTCGAGTAGAGCTTCTAAAATTTGTGGATCAGCAACGCGCAGCTCAAGGTCCTGATGGTTCGTATGATATTAAAGACTCACACAACTTTGTCTACGAAGCAATATCAAAAGAATTGTTCATTGGCAATGTTTACTTGAGAGTCTACAACAATCAACCAAACTTCAAAATTAGTGAACCAGGAGCTTTTTGTGTCGCACCAATTGATTTTATATCATGTCTTCTGCACAATCAATGTGTTGAAGAGCCTAATCATAATGTTGAAGAGACCTCCGATTTCATCGAGAATTTTGAGCATCTACATGAGGCTGTTAATGGATCTGTCAATGAACATTAGATCCCGAATAATTCTGGCACAATGTCGGACGAACAATCTCTAGGGAAAGAAGAACCTAAGCTGATTAAAAATCTCCGTTTGGCAATGACCTCTCTCTTCAGAACCTTATGACTAGCAATTAAAATTTAGCATCCATATTTTCTAATAAAAGCAAGTTTCTGCCTCTTTCTGAATGTTTTTCGGTGGGAGAAGCATCAGACAGTAACATTCCTCAACCTTGACTTGCAATGCTGTCACTCTTGACAGCCCATACTCCCTGCTTGCAAGCCATGGTTGGAGATGGATCTAGTCTTCTACTTTTATTGCAAATTCTTCACTCATCTCCCAGTTGTCGTGAAGGGACTCTCCATGTTCTATATGCATTGGAAACCACACCAGAACTAGCCTGGGCAGCTGCTAAGCACGACGGGGTTGTCTACATTCTTGAATTGCTATTGCCTTTGATGGAAGAAATTCATCACCAACAAAGAGCTATGGCGGTCTCCTTGTTAGGGAAAATTCTCAAGATACACGAGCATGTTTTATATGTGGACATCGATATCCACCGTGGTGATGGTGTCGAGGAGGCCTTTTACGCTACAGATAGGGTTATGACTGTTTCGTTTCATAAGTGTGGGGACTACTTTCCGACAACAAGAGATGTCTGTGATATTGGATATGGTGCTTGTAAATATTACTCTCTCAATGTTCCCTTGGATGACGAAATTGACGATGAGACCTATCATTCGTTGTTTAAGCCCATAATGGGAAAGGTTATGAAGATTTTTAAACCAGGTGTTGTGGTATTGCAATGTGGTGCTGACTCTTTATCTGGAGACAAGTTAGGTTGTTTCAATCTTTCAATCAAAGTCCATGCAGAGTGTGTCAAATATATGAGATCCTTTAATGTCCCTCTTATGTTGCTCGGTGGGAGTGAATGGTTTACTGCTCGAGTCTCTGCATATGGCTTATTCCATATTGCAAATAATGAGGTTGAAGTTTGCATAGCAGTTGTTGGGAAAGTGACCAAGTTTTGTAGGATTTTAAGTCCCGTAGAGACAGCTTTGGATGCAGCGGAATCACCTTAcatgagaaaattgatttttcaaattCTGAAGTTTATGTTGCAAATGATCAGTGACAATTTTTCATTCAAGCAATGGGATCCAGGAACAAAATCTCTATTCTCATATTAATTTTAGAAcattgaggacaaggttcaagtgaacccaACGGCAATGATAGAAGGGttttatatgatttatattattagtattgTTATTGATAGAGGTAATAATAGAACTTATATTATTTGTATGTTATTGGGCTTTTGTGTATTTGGGCTTTTAATTGAACATCCATTATGGGaactatatatgtagtgtctttgacataATTAAGGGtatcaaaaaaatcaaagttatctttttatctctattttcttagtttaattttaatgtcTTCTCTTTTAttcttgaaaccctaatttcataGTTTTGATATGAAACTTCTTATCAATTTCTTAGGTAGTGGAATGTACTTTTAAATGAACTAAAGTACAAGCTTTTGTGCTCGTTCACTTTTGCTTATACAAATGAGCACAAAGCAAGTTTGTGTGCATTCTAAACTTAAGCAATTGATTCTTAAAGCTCATAGAGCCATTAGGTACTTATAATAATTCCTCTTTACTTCTAGAATGTAAATTCAATTCGGAATATCAACCTTATAAACTAAAATCCCGAAACGAACACAACATTACAAGAACTTGTCCGATTAAAAAAATCTACAAGAATACAACTAAATCAACTTAATAATTTgctatgataaaaaaatttaaaagttccACCTAATTTTAAGTAAGGTGAGAAGCTTAAAATCCATGTCATTGACTTGGGCTCTATGTGAGTAGTTACGGCTGCAAGAAATTGTTGATGTTGCAGTGAAAGTTTGTCACAGTTAGCGAAATGAATAATAGGATAACGCAACTTCAACTTCGATTGATGTTGTCATTGTCGGACATTGCTTCACTTTTGGAGGTCACAGTAGCCTATCCAAAAGAAAATTCagtttcaaaaaataattatatttggaTACAAAATACTTCCTCcagccttatttataagcaaaaaaatttttttagattcattgagtaatgaatgtatctggtctattatgtagatcaaatacattcattattcaatgaacctaaaaaaggaaatttttgcttataaataaagCCGGAGGGAGTAAGTATTAGCGTCTAAGTTAAAGAGTTTTCATCATTTCTTTCAATGTGGGTAGTCTACAAACATACACTTCCTACTACTTCTGATAGCAAATTTGTCACCTTTCCTTTCTTAATATGTGCATAACAAAGAGATTCAAAAACTTTAAGACGTTCATAGGATGGTAGTTTCTCATTTAACATCTCATAAGAGGAATTTTCTGTTTAGTAATAGTGTTGGTGTTCTATTTATCAAATATTCAACTGTTTAAATGCATTCACCCCAAAAGGAAATAGGAAGGTTATCTTGAAACCTTAGTGCTCGAGCCATATTGAGTATATGCTTATATTTTCTTTcaacttgtttattttgttgagGCGTTCTGGTATATATTGTTTGGCACATGATTCCATGTTCATAAAAATGTGTTCTCAAACATGTAAATTTTGTTTCATTGTCACTTTGAATCATTTT contains:
- the LOC131605621 gene encoding histone deacetylase 19-like, with the protein product MVGDGSSLLLLLQILHSSPSCREGTLHVLYALETTPELAWAAAKHDGVVYILELLLPLMEEIHHQQRAMAVSLLGKILKIHEHVLYVDIDIHRGDGVEEAFYATDRVMTVSFHKCGDYFPTTRDVCDIGYGACKYYSLNVPLDDEIDDETYHSLFKPIMGKVMKIFKPGVVVLQCGADSLSGDKLGCFNLSIKVHAECVKYMRSFNVPLMLLGGSEWFTARVSAYGLFHIANNEVEVCIAVVGKVTKFCRILSPVETALDAAESPYMRKLIFQILKFMLQMISDNFSFKQWDPGTKSLFSY